The window ATGGCAAAGATGACCTTAGTGCTGCATTCTTTTACAGAGATGATGGAGATGGGAGGTGCTTCAACTGAATCACAATGGTTAATAAGCATAGGGCCACACAGCTTTGGGTTCCCATTAAAACTAGAAGCTTGAAATGTGCTTAGCTGGCCTGTTGTTGGAATAGGTCCTTCTAGGTTGTTGTTAGAAATGTTGAACTCCGAAAGGAAGTGAAGGATCTCCAACGTTGCAGGAATTTCACCAGTCAGATGGTTATTAGACAAATCTAGCCTCTGAAGGATAGTGAGGCTGCCGATCGATTGTGGGATTTCTCCATAGAAGTTGTTGAAACTCAAGTTCAGGTAAAGGAGTGCTTTCAGATGACTAATCTCTTGGGGAATCACACCTGTGAATTTATTGTTGCCGAGATTCAGCACTTTGGGCCAAGCACTACCCATGCGGTACTGAAGTTTACCATTAGCACTGTCCACATAAATTGGTAGATCAAGGAGGCTTGGGTCCAAATAGATGGCAGGCTTGTCTGATTTTAGCATTGGCATCTCCATCAAGGTCATTGGGATTTTCCCAGTAAGACTGTTGTTTGATATGTCCAAACGGAAGAGGTGGTTTAgggagttgatccatcttggcattGGTCCAGTGAGTCGATTACTGAGTAATACTAGGATCTTCAGATTTCTGAGCTTTGATAACCAAATAGGTATCCTTCCAGTCAACGAACACCATTCCATGGCAAGACATTGAAGATTCTGAAAACCGTCAATGGTTTCATCTTGTGGCATGGCCTCATTCATGAAGTTTCTGCCAATAAGCAGGGTGCTGATGTTCCTGCAGCTCTTAATGGCATGCAAAGCTTTTTTGATATTTGTAAAGGAGTTTTGACTAAGTGATAGGAAGGACAGGTGCTTCAGATTGCCTATTCTTAGTGAGATCtcaccatggaaatggttgtcTGACAGCCGCAGTGCAGTCAAATTGCTGCATGAGTAAATGCTTTCTGGAACTATGCCACTGAGATTATTCCTTATAAGATCTAAGTATTTTAAACTTTGTAGGGAGGAGAAGTTGATATTGCCCAGATCTCCACTGAAGTTGTTGATCTTGAGATCAATGGTTTTGAGATGTGTACAGTTGCTCAGAGTTGATGGCAGCTCTCCAGACATTTTGTTGCTACCCAAATGGAGCTCCTCCAGCCTCCAGAGCTGATCTATGGACTCTGGGATGTTGCCACTGAAACTGTTTCCTCCAAGGTCAAGGGTAAGCAGATTACCGAGTTTGACTATGTGTGCTCCATCAAGTTCTCCTTGTAAAGCATTGTTGGGGAAGGAGAGGTACTCTAGCGAGGTAGCGCAGAAGATTTCAACAGGGAGAGTCCCACTTAGGTTGTTATGGCCAACCTTGAGCACTTTGAGCTTGGAGCAATCACCTAGTGTGGTGGGAATATCACCACTCAATTGGTTGTAACAGAGGTCAAACAAAGACAAAGATGGTGACCCAAGGCAAAGAGAAGACGGTATTTGCCCAGTGAAGCTGTTATTGCTGGCGTTGAGCGTGATCAGATTCTTCATCATCTTCCATGTGGCTGATGGAAATTCTGAGCTGAACTGGTTGCTTGAGATGTTGAGTACCTGCAGAGGCCAGTGAGTAACCAAAGAAGGCAGCTCGGGCAGCGGTCCATTGAGCTGGCAGAAGCTGACATCGAGGACGATGATGCTTCTGGAGGACATGAGCTCTGGTGGAAGGCCACCGGAGAAGGAGTTGTAGGAGAGGTTGACATGTAGCAGGCTGGTGAGGTCGGCAAGGGACGGTGAGATGCGCCCTTCAAGTCCTCTAGATGCCAGGGAGACCTCAGTGACAGCCCCGTCTCCATTGCAGGTGATGCCTTCCCACTCGCAGCAGTCCGTGCTGCTGTCATGCCACGATGTGGCGAGGCCGCCATCTCGGGACAGCCCGGCAAGGAACCGGAGGAGGTTGCACTTCTCCTGCTTGGTGCATGCGGTGGTGGGAGAGGCCAAGATGAGCAGCACGAACAGCTGCAGCACGGCCGTAGGAACGTTGAAGAAACGCATTGGTTAGTGTTTTCTCCTAccccttctttttttgctgttgctTGAGAATGCATATGCAGTGCTGGTACTATTTATCATCTAGCAGTAGCTTTATCCTTTGCATCAGAGCTACTGAACATCATTCATAACACCATGTCTTGTCATGGGTGCCGTGCAGCTTAGGGCCCTTGGCCACGGTCGGCTGGTGCACAAGACTGTAGTACTAGCGTGGGAAAGCTACATCCATGCCCATCAATTATTATTAGCCATAACAAAACGCCATCAACTAGTTTATAAAGCACTCTTCTactctctctgtaaagaaatataagagcgtttggatcacgagcgtttagatcactaaactagtgatccaaacgctcttatatttcttatatttctttacagaggaagtactTATGTATGGATTAAATAGTTACTGAATAGATTGAGGTTAGGCATTGTATCCAAAATATTCAAGTAACAGGAAATCAATCTGTCATCTACCAGCCCCAAGGTTCATGCTTATTATGTTTACATGGCTGAAAAATATACAGGAGAGCAAGATNNNNNNNNNNNNNNNNNNNNNNNNNNNNNNNNNNNNNNNNNNNNNNNNNNNNNNNNNNNNNNNNNNNNNNNNNNNNNNNNNNNNNNNNNNNNNNNNNNNNNNNNNNNNNNNNNNNNNNNNNNNNNNNNNNNNNNNNNNNNNNNNNNNNNNNNNNNNNNNNNNNNNNNNNNNNNNNNNNNNNNNNNNNNNNNNNNNNNNNNNNNNNNNNNNNNNNNNNNNNNNNNNNNNNNNNNNNNNNNNNNNNNNNNNNNNNNNNNNNNNNNNNNNNNNNNNNNNNNNNNNNNNNNNNNNNNNNNNNNNNNNNNNNNNNNNNNNNNNNNNNNNNNNNNNNNNNNNNNNNNNNNNNNNNNNNNNNNNNNNNNNNNNNNNNNNNNNNNNNNNNNNNNNNNNNNNNNNNNNNNNNNNNNNNNNNNNNNNNNNNNNNNNNNNNNNNNNNNNNNNNNNNNNNNNNNNNNNNNNNNNNNNNNNNNNNNNNNNNNNNNNNNNNNNNNNNNNNNNNNNNNNNNNNNNNNNNNNNNNNNNNNNNNNNNNNNNNNNNNNNNNNNNNNNNNNNNNNNNNNNNNNNNNNNNNNNNNNNNNNNNNNNNNNNNNNNNNNNNNNNNNNNNNNNNNNNNNNNNNNNNNNNNNNNNNNNNNNNNNNNNNNNNNNNNNNNNNNNNNNNNNNNNNNNNNNNNNNNNNNNNNNNNNNNNNNNNNNNNNNNNNNNNNNNNNNNNNNNNNNNNNNNNNNNNNNNNNNNNNNNNNNNNNNNNNNNNNNNNNNNNNNNNNNNNNNNNNNNNNNNNNNNNNNNNNNNNNNNNNNNNNGCGGCGCCCGGGTGTGGTTGCtgctccggccgtgggcggcggcatGGGTAGGTCTTGGTGGTGGCCTACCGGTGTCGTGGCGGCTTCACGATGGCTCCATGGATCTGCCCACGGCAACGGCCGGCTTCTCCGGGGTTGGTTTGTCTGCGTTCGGGCCGTCTCGACCTTCACCCCATCTCCTCGTCGCCCGGGCGCTACTCCCATCAAAGGGCTGGTCCTCTCCCAGCTGCGGTCcaccgctcgtctcgcgcccgatgccgcaggaccgagctcgtctcgcgcacgatgcagcaggactgacctcgtccccctctcgttgctgcaggaccgagctcgtctcgcgcttgGGGCAGCAGGATGGGTCGGTGGATGCCAGTTCTGGCCGACCTATTGGGTCTTGACGCTGGGGGTTGCCCAGGGGCGCAaaaggtgggacctttccgcttgtctctttcgttggggtgcggcgggtctcgggtgaggtggtgtcgaggtcttggatgctggggcggcggccctggtggtggttgcgcggtgctcttgggcagagcccgtgccttggtgctgcccggtcaccatggtcgtatgggcggcgtggttgccggggtgtggcgttcggtgatggtgaatgttggccgaggtgaaaacctgctctatcttcagacggaccggcggcggc is drawn from Triticum dicoccoides isolate Atlit2015 ecotype Zavitan chromosome 6B, WEW_v2.0, whole genome shotgun sequence and contains these coding sequences:
- the LOC119321868 gene encoding tyrosine-sulfated glycopeptide receptor 1-like; protein product: MRFFNVPTAVLQLFVLLILASPTTACTKQEKCNLLRFLAGLSRDGGLATSWHDSSTDCCEWEGITCNGDGAVTEVSLASRGLEGRISPSLADLTSLLHVNLSYNSFSGGLPPELMSSRSIIVLDVSFCQLNGPLPELPSLVTHWPLQVLNISSNQFSSEFPSATWKMMKNLITLNASNNSFTGQIPSSLCLGSPSLSLFDLCYNQLSGDIPTTLGDCSKLKVLKVGHNNLSGTLPVEIFCATSLEYLSFPNNALQGELDGAHIVKLGNLLTLDLGGNSFSGNIPESIDQLWRLEELHLGSNKMSGELPSTLSNCTHLKTIDLKINNFSGDLGNINFSSLQSLKYLDLIRNNLSGIVPESIYSCSNLTALRLSDNHFHGEISLRIGNLKHLSFLSLSQNSFTNIKKALHAIKSCRNISTLLIGRNFMNEAMPQDETIDGFQNLQCLAMEWCSLTGRIPIWLSKLRNLKILVLLSNRLTGPMPRWINSLNHLFRLDISNNSLTGKIPMTLMEMPMLKSDKPAIYLDPSLLDLPIYVDSANGKLQYRMGSAWPKVLNLGNNKFTGVIPQEISHLKALLYLNLSFNNFYGEIPQSIGSLTILQRLDLSNNHLTGEIPATLEILHFLSEFNISNNNLEGPIPTTGQLSTFQASSFNGNPKLCGPMLINHCDSVEAPPISIISVKECSTKVIFAIAFGLFFGVGVLYDQLVLFRYFG